A single region of the Pseudalkalibacillus berkeleyi genome encodes:
- a CDS encoding phospho-sugar mutase, with protein sequence MSWKNSYERWNTYDQLDEELKDQLLAIKGQEEKLEDCFYKTLEFGTGGMRGEIGPGTNRMNKYTIRKASEGLARYIEQFGEEAKHRGVVIAYDSRHKSPEFAMEAARTLGSHGIQTYVFDELRPTPELSFAVRYLHAFSGIVITASHNPPEYNGFKVYGNDGGQLPPKAANEVIDCVNQVENELDIHIATEEELKESGLLTIIGDQIDRAYNQQLVGISVNSDLIKEQSDLKIVFTPLHGTANKPVRAGLEALGFNNVTVVREQELPDPEFSTVKSPNPEEHAAFELAIQYGEKENADLLIATDPDADRVGIAVKNEEGKYVVLTGNQTGALMLNYLLSQKKANGNLPDNGVVLKTIVTSEIGRTIASKYGLRTVDTLTGFKFIGEKMKEYEETGEHTFLFGYEESYGYLIGDFVRDKDAVQACLMAAEVAAYYKSKGKTLYQGLLEIFDEYGYYQEGLESLTLKGKKGAEEIQEILATFRSQAPSDFGGIPVSMVEDYLSYERLIVKTTETEEITLPPSNVIKYILEDGSWICLRPSGTEPKIKFYFGVQASSLQKSQEILATLKEDVMDKVNHIRA encoded by the coding sequence ATGAGTTGGAAAAATAGTTACGAACGATGGAATACGTATGACCAATTAGATGAAGAGCTAAAAGACCAGCTTCTTGCTATCAAGGGCCAAGAAGAAAAGCTTGAAGATTGCTTTTATAAAACATTAGAATTCGGAACCGGAGGAATGCGTGGGGAGATTGGCCCGGGTACGAACCGTATGAACAAGTATACGATTCGTAAAGCATCTGAGGGTTTGGCACGATACATAGAACAATTTGGCGAAGAAGCGAAGCATCGAGGTGTTGTCATCGCGTATGATTCTCGTCATAAATCTCCAGAGTTTGCGATGGAAGCCGCGAGAACACTTGGTAGTCATGGCATTCAGACGTATGTGTTTGATGAGCTACGACCTACGCCTGAGCTTTCGTTTGCTGTTAGATATTTGCATGCCTTTTCAGGCATCGTCATAACGGCGAGCCACAATCCACCGGAATACAACGGATTTAAGGTTTATGGAAATGATGGTGGCCAACTACCTCCGAAAGCAGCGAACGAAGTGATCGATTGTGTGAATCAAGTGGAAAATGAGCTGGACATCCATATCGCAACTGAGGAAGAATTAAAGGAATCAGGGCTGTTAACGATCATTGGCGATCAGATCGACCGTGCCTACAATCAACAACTTGTGGGGATTTCAGTCAATTCCGATTTGATAAAAGAACAAAGTGATTTGAAAATTGTCTTTACACCGTTGCACGGGACAGCGAATAAGCCAGTTCGAGCTGGTTTGGAAGCACTTGGATTTAACAACGTGACAGTTGTGCGTGAACAAGAGTTACCTGATCCTGAATTCTCAACAGTTAAATCTCCAAACCCTGAGGAGCATGCTGCATTTGAACTCGCGATTCAATATGGAGAGAAGGAGAATGCAGATCTTCTCATTGCAACAGATCCGGATGCTGATCGTGTAGGGATTGCAGTGAAAAATGAAGAGGGCAAATATGTCGTCCTTACAGGTAATCAAACGGGTGCGCTTATGCTGAACTATTTGTTGAGCCAAAAGAAAGCAAATGGAAACCTTCCTGACAATGGTGTCGTCCTTAAAACGATTGTCACCTCTGAAATTGGCCGAACAATTGCTTCTAAGTACGGTCTTCGTACAGTAGATACATTGACTGGGTTCAAATTTATTGGTGAAAAGATGAAGGAATATGAAGAAACGGGTGAACACACTTTCTTATTTGGATATGAAGAAAGTTATGGTTATTTGATCGGGGATTTCGTTCGTGATAAAGATGCTGTCCAAGCGTGCTTAATGGCTGCAGAAGTTGCTGCTTATTACAAATCAAAAGGGAAAACACTTTATCAAGGGTTACTTGAAATTTTTGATGAATACGGATATTACCAAGAGGGATTGGAATCATTGACACTCAAAGGGAAGAAAGGGGCAGAAGAAATACAAGAAATTCTTGCAACTTTCCGTTCACAAGCACCATCTGACTTTGGGGGAATTCCAGTTTCAATGGTTGAAGATTACTTAAGCTATGAAAGATTGATCGTAAAAACAACTGAAACTGAAGAAATCACATTACCACCATCAAATGTCATTAAATACATTCTTGAAGATGGATCGTGGATTTGTTTACGCCCATCTGGGACTGAACCTAAAATCAAGTTCTACTTCGGCGTTCAGGCTTCTTCATTACAAAAGAGCCAAGAGATTTTAGCGACGTTAAAAGAAGACGTTATGGATAAAGTAAATCATATTAGAGCATAA
- a CDS encoding YnfA family protein: MVQAILFIIAGLAEIGGGYLFWLWLREGGPYWFGIIGGLVLIVYGVVPTFQTFPTFGRVFAAYGGVFIVLALLWGWLVDKETPDRFDILGGMICLIGVSVMLWAPRMN; the protein is encoded by the coding sequence ATGGTACAAGCAATATTATTTATCATAGCAGGGCTCGCTGAAATTGGAGGGGGTTATTTATTCTGGTTATGGCTAAGAGAGGGTGGTCCATACTGGTTTGGGATCATTGGAGGGCTCGTTCTGATTGTCTATGGTGTGGTCCCTACCTTTCAGACCTTTCCTACATTCGGACGAGTATTTGCAGCTTATGGAGGGGTATTCATTGTGCTCGCTCTATTATGGGGTTGGTTAGTCGATAAAGAAACACCGGATCGGTTTGATATTCTTGGAGGGATGATCTGTTTAATCGGAGTCTCAGTCATGCTCTGGGCACCGAGAATGAATTAA
- a CDS encoding YitT family protein — translation MKKWNAILIGSIFIGVGINGLLAPHHLLDGGMIGISLIANYTWGFQPGLVIIILSLPLYGLAWFYHRSYFYNSLHGMLISSFFIDAFSPIRHWTHPPLLLCALIGGFLVGTGIGIMLQQDTSTGGTDLLALIISKLTNLNVGIIIFLIDGIVIICGGLLLGGESFVYSLITIIAVGITTTFITITKRTQPAI, via the coding sequence ATGAAAAAGTGGAATGCAATCCTGATCGGGAGCATTTTCATAGGTGTGGGTATCAACGGTTTATTAGCCCCCCACCATCTTCTCGATGGGGGAATGATCGGAATTAGCCTAATCGCCAATTATACTTGGGGATTCCAACCGGGTCTCGTCATTATCATTTTAAGTCTACCGCTCTATGGGCTCGCTTGGTTTTATCATCGCTCATACTTTTATAATAGTCTTCATGGCATGCTGATCTCTTCTTTTTTTATTGATGCATTTTCGCCGATTCGTCATTGGACACACCCACCGCTACTTTTGTGCGCATTGATTGGTGGATTTCTTGTTGGGACAGGTATCGGTATAATGCTACAACAAGATACGAGTACAGGAGGGACTGATTTACTCGCTTTAATTATCTCCAAATTGACCAACTTGAACGTCGGCATTATAATTTTCCTCATAGATGGTATCGTCATTATTTGTGGTGGTCTCCTTCTAGGAGGAGAGTCTTTTGTTTATTCCTTGATTACAATTATTGCTGTCGGCATCACCACGACCTTCATCACGATAACAAAACGCACACAACCGGCTATTTAA
- a CDS encoding GNAT family N-acetyltransferase, producing the protein MNIRIRHANKNDLSAMLEIYNEVVLNSPATFDLVEQSLESREQWFKQFDEQYPIIVAEQAEEILGYSCLTKFRPKPAYASTVEDSIYIKSKARGHGVGSMLLEKLINEAKKNNHHSIIAVIANDERSSVQLHEKFGYEKTGLIKEAGYKFDRWHDIHFYQLILEYK; encoded by the coding sequence ATGAATATTCGGATTAGACATGCAAACAAGAATGACCTGTCCGCTATGCTAGAGATTTATAATGAAGTCGTTCTCAACTCGCCTGCTACGTTCGACCTTGTTGAACAGTCACTAGAAAGTCGGGAACAATGGTTTAAACAATTTGATGAGCAGTATCCAATTATAGTGGCTGAGCAAGCTGAAGAGATACTCGGTTATTCATGCTTGACGAAGTTCCGCCCTAAACCTGCATATGCATCAACAGTTGAGGACTCTATATACATAAAAAGTAAGGCAAGAGGTCACGGTGTTGGATCAATGCTATTAGAAAAATTAATTAATGAAGCTAAGAAAAACAATCATCATTCCATAATCGCTGTGATTGCGAATGATGAACGCTCTAGTGTTCAACTTCATGAGAAATTCGGATATGAAAAGACCGGATTGATTAAGGAAGCTGGCTACAAATTTGATCGGTGGCACGACATTCATTTCTATCAGTTGATATTGGAATATAAATAA
- a CDS encoding glutamate-5-semialdehyde dehydrogenase, with protein sequence MTLTAEKTNVEQQAIDAKKAAKTLSMLSTEDKNEALHTVASVLEAEYETILQANEKDLNKGREKGYDEAFMDRLSLSKERIYEFAQGLREVADLEDPTGLVKSDWNLENGLNVQQVTVPLGVIGMIYEARPNVTVDATGLALKSGNAIVLKGGSSALSSNQVIVEVMHRGLEKTKIPKDAVQFIASTDRSATQELFTMKEHIDVLIPRGGGSLIQAVVNNATVPVLETGVGNCHIYIDKAADVEKALNILVNAKTDRPAVCNAAETVIIHKEWLDANKDQLIATFNEHDITPHGDEYAVSILPGAIPAGEEDWANEYLSKHIAVKTVTDVTEAVEHIETYGTKHSEAIVTEDHTAAKTFLGLVDAAAVYHNASTRFTDGSALGFGAEIGISTQKLHARGPMGLPALTTVKYQMTGTGQIR encoded by the coding sequence ATGACGTTAACAGCTGAAAAAACAAACGTTGAACAGCAAGCAATAGATGCAAAGAAAGCAGCAAAGACTCTGTCCATGCTTTCTACTGAAGATAAGAACGAAGCTCTACACACTGTAGCATCAGTGTTAGAAGCAGAGTATGAAACGATTCTACAAGCAAACGAAAAAGATTTAAATAAAGGCCGTGAGAAAGGTTATGACGAAGCTTTCATGGATCGCTTGTCACTTTCGAAGGAACGAATTTATGAATTCGCACAAGGGCTACGAGAAGTCGCAGACTTAGAAGACCCGACTGGACTTGTAAAGTCTGACTGGAATCTTGAGAACGGTCTAAATGTACAACAAGTTACCGTTCCTCTAGGTGTAATCGGTATGATTTATGAGGCACGCCCAAATGTAACAGTAGATGCAACAGGTCTTGCTTTGAAATCTGGTAATGCAATCGTCTTGAAAGGTGGTTCTTCTGCCCTTTCTTCAAACCAGGTAATTGTTGAAGTCATGCACCGTGGTTTAGAAAAGACGAAGATTCCTAAGGATGCCGTACAATTTATCGCAAGTACTGATCGTTCTGCTACACAAGAACTATTTACAATGAAAGAGCATATCGATGTACTCATTCCACGTGGGGGTGGTTCATTGATTCAAGCGGTAGTCAATAACGCTACTGTACCTGTGCTTGAGACAGGTGTTGGTAACTGCCACATCTATATTGATAAAGCAGCTGATGTTGAGAAAGCTCTCAACATTCTAGTCAATGCTAAGACAGATCGTCCAGCCGTTTGTAACGCTGCAGAAACGGTCATCATTCATAAAGAATGGCTAGATGCGAATAAAGACCAATTGATCGCTACGTTTAACGAACATGATATTACACCACATGGTGATGAATATGCAGTCTCTATTCTTCCTGGTGCAATCCCTGCTGGAGAAGAAGACTGGGCGAACGAGTATCTTTCAAAGCATATCGCTGTAAAAACAGTCACTGACGTAACAGAAGCTGTTGAGCATATTGAAACGTATGGTACGAAGCACTCTGAAGCGATTGTTACGGAAGACCATACTGCAGCGAAAACATTCTTAGGACTTGTTGACGCAGCAGCTGTTTACCACAATGCTTCTACTCGATTTACTGATGGTAGTGCACTCGGATTTGGTGCAGAAATCGGTATTTCAACCCAGAAACTACATGCACGTGGTCCAATGGGATTACCAGCACTAACAACAGTGAAGTACCAAATGACAGGAACTGGACAGATTCGATAA
- the proB gene encoding glutamate 5-kinase, producing the protein MDKKRIIIKIGSSSLTSLHGELSRRKIEKLVDEVVRLKDDGHEVLLVSSGAVAAGYRKLGFISRPDTLPEKQAAASIGQGLLIETYSDLFISHGYVGSQILITRDDFSDENRYNNARSTLTVLLERGIIPIVNENDTITMDFLKFGDNDTLSAKVAGLVNADQLIILSDIDGLYDDDPRKNENAQLLDQVHEITPEIEAVAGDPGSAVGTGGMKSKIDAFKISLASGISSFLGKASTPNIVYDAVNHEATGTYFDPKEENENLNQKRQWIAFNSGPEGEITINDLTGASIQEDNKSLAPLDVHSVTGRFDKGAVVRIKNISGEDIGLGVMNYSSNELKRLINQKEIKLQDFQEAAVESEDLVCHLDVAVPVGV; encoded by the coding sequence ATGGATAAAAAACGAATTATCATAAAAATAGGAAGCAGTTCATTAACAAGCTTACATGGAGAATTGAGTCGTAGAAAAATTGAAAAGCTCGTCGACGAAGTCGTACGTTTAAAAGATGATGGGCATGAAGTCTTGCTTGTATCCTCTGGAGCAGTAGCAGCTGGATATCGTAAGCTCGGCTTTATCTCAAGACCTGATACTTTGCCGGAAAAGCAAGCGGCAGCTTCAATCGGACAAGGACTTCTAATTGAAACTTACTCAGATCTATTCATCTCTCACGGTTATGTTGGATCACAAATCTTAATAACACGTGATGACTTTTCAGATGAGAATCGTTACAACAATGCACGTAGTACATTAACCGTGCTACTCGAACGTGGCATCATACCAATTGTGAACGAAAACGACACGATCACGATGGATTTCTTAAAGTTCGGTGATAACGATACTTTATCTGCAAAAGTTGCAGGCTTAGTCAACGCTGATCAACTGATTATATTATCAGATATTGATGGATTATACGACGACGACCCTAGAAAGAATGAAAATGCTCAGCTTCTCGATCAGGTGCACGAAATTACGCCTGAAATCGAAGCCGTAGCTGGAGATCCAGGTAGTGCAGTCGGTACAGGTGGAATGAAATCCAAGATTGATGCGTTCAAGATTTCTCTAGCATCTGGAATCTCTTCATTCCTAGGAAAAGCTAGCACACCAAATATTGTATATGACGCTGTAAATCACGAAGCTACTGGCACTTACTTTGATCCTAAAGAAGAAAATGAAAACCTGAATCAAAAGAGACAATGGATTGCATTTAATTCAGGTCCTGAAGGTGAAATAACCATTAACGACTTAACAGGCGCTTCTATACAAGAAGATAACAAGAGCTTAGCCCCACTTGATGTTCATAGTGTAACCGGACGCTTTGATAAAGGAGCTGTCGTACGCATTAAGAACATTAGTGGTGAAGATATCGGTCTTGGTGTGATGAACTATTCATCAAACGAATTGAAGCGATTGATTAATCAAAAAGAAATTAAACTACAGGATTTCCAAGAAGCAGCGGTTGAAAGTGAAGATCTTGTTTGTCACTTAGATGTTGCCGTACCTGTAGGTGTATAA
- the proC gene encoding pyrroline-5-carboxylate reductase: MAEAMISGIVESGKLAPEQIIVTNRSNQERLNDMKVKYGIEAIKKDELNFEQIDVFILAMKPKDIDTVMEDLKDRLRPEQVLISVLAGISTAYMEEKLNDGQQVIRVMPNTSSMLRESATAISPGHHVSMDQVVFTKELMNCIGEAYIIEESQMDIFTGIAGSGPAYFYNLMEHIEQAGVEGGMDREMARKIGAQTILGAATMMLEREETPTQLRKNVTSPNGTTAAGLDALDEHGGGEAIAEAVKGAASRSKEMREELEKVFAEQK; encoded by the coding sequence ATGGCAGAAGCAATGATTTCAGGAATCGTTGAATCAGGGAAATTAGCTCCTGAACAAATCATTGTTACGAACCGTAGTAACCAAGAACGTTTAAATGATATGAAAGTGAAATATGGAATTGAAGCGATAAAAAAAGATGAATTGAATTTTGAACAAATTGATGTTTTCATTCTTGCGATGAAGCCGAAAGATATCGACACTGTAATGGAAGATTTAAAAGACAGACTTAGACCAGAACAAGTTCTCATTTCCGTACTAGCTGGTATTTCTACAGCTTATATGGAAGAAAAACTAAATGATGGTCAACAAGTGATTCGCGTCATGCCGAACACTTCTAGCATGCTTAGAGAATCTGCAACTGCTATTTCACCTGGACACCATGTATCTATGGATCAAGTGGTGTTTACAAAAGAGTTGATGAATTGTATTGGTGAAGCTTACATTATTGAAGAAAGTCAGATGGATATCTTTACTGGTATCGCTGGTAGTGGTCCTGCTTACTTCTACAACTTGATGGAACACATTGAGCAAGCTGGGGTTGAAGGTGGCATGGATCGTGAAATGGCTCGCAAAATTGGAGCACAAACGATCTTAGGCGCAGCAACAATGATGCTTGAGCGTGAAGAAACGCCAACTCAGCTTCGCAAAAATGTAACATCACCGAATGGAACAACAGCAGCAGGATTAGACGCACTAGATGAACACGGCGGTGGCGAAGCAATTGCAGAAGCCGTTAAAGGAGCTGCTTCACGTTCGAAAGAAATGCGTGAAGAGCTTGAAAAAGTATTTGCTGAACAAAAGTAA
- a CDS encoding SpoVR family protein, with the protein MSIEEQKELINAIHEITEIAEGFGLDFYEMRYEICPSDIIYTFGAYGMPTRFAHWSFGKQFHKMKLQYDLGLSKIYELVINSDPCYAFLLDSNTLIQNKLIIAHVLAHCDFFKNNVRFSNTRRDMVESMTSTAERIAHYERLHGKKEVEHFLDAILSIQEHIDPSIMRPKLNYQFEDQEEELEKKPTPYDDLWSIDQRGEKKDDQRTVKRKIPPHPEKDLLLFIEEYGRELEEWQRDILSMMREEMLYFWPQLETKIMNEGWASFWHARILREMDLSTDEVIEFAKLNAGVVQPSRTSINPYYLGLKIFEDIEECYNNPSEELKKQGVKKGDGREKIFEVREIESDISFIRNYLTKDLCDKEDLYLFQKQGKDYRITTKQCDEVRDQLISSRVNGGFPYITVNDGDYLKNGELYLVHHFEDVELDLKYLEKVLPYIYDLWGRAVHMETQIEGKHVAYTYDGKGIHKRNL; encoded by the coding sequence ATGAGCATTGAAGAACAAAAAGAGTTAATTAACGCGATTCATGAAATTACGGAGATTGCTGAGGGGTTCGGTCTTGACTTTTATGAAATGAGATATGAGATTTGTCCATCTGACATCATTTATACATTCGGAGCATACGGAATGCCAACTCGATTTGCACATTGGAGCTTTGGTAAGCAATTTCATAAAATGAAGCTGCAATACGATCTTGGATTAAGTAAAATCTATGAACTGGTCATCAATTCAGATCCTTGTTATGCCTTTTTGTTGGACAGCAATACATTGATTCAGAACAAACTAATCATTGCCCATGTTCTTGCGCATTGTGATTTCTTTAAAAACAACGTCCGTTTTTCGAATACTCGCAGGGACATGGTTGAAAGTATGACATCGACAGCTGAACGGATCGCACATTACGAACGCTTACATGGAAAGAAGGAAGTCGAACATTTTCTAGATGCGATTCTTTCCATTCAAGAACATATAGATCCGTCCATTATGAGACCGAAACTCAACTATCAATTTGAAGATCAAGAAGAAGAACTTGAAAAGAAACCAACGCCTTATGATGATTTATGGTCCATAGACCAAAGAGGAGAAAAGAAAGACGATCAAAGAACGGTAAAGCGCAAAATTCCACCTCACCCTGAAAAAGACCTTCTATTATTTATAGAAGAATACGGACGTGAGCTAGAGGAGTGGCAACGTGATATCCTGTCCATGATGCGTGAGGAAATGCTTTATTTTTGGCCTCAATTAGAAACGAAAATCATGAATGAGGGCTGGGCATCTTTCTGGCATGCTAGAATCCTCCGTGAAATGGATTTATCGACAGATGAGGTCATAGAATTTGCTAAATTGAATGCTGGCGTTGTCCAACCTTCGCGTACTTCAATTAATCCTTATTATTTAGGATTGAAAATTTTCGAAGACATAGAAGAATGCTATAACAATCCTTCAGAAGAATTGAAGAAACAAGGCGTCAAAAAAGGTGATGGAAGAGAGAAGATTTTTGAAGTACGAGAAATTGAGTCAGACATTTCATTCATCCGGAATTATTTGACGAAGGACTTATGTGATAAGGAAGACCTTTATTTATTCCAAAAGCAAGGGAAGGATTATCGTATTACAACGAAACAGTGTGATGAAGTACGGGATCAACTCATCAGCAGTCGGGTGAATGGTGGATTCCCATACATTACCGTGAACGATGGAGACTATTTGAAAAATGGCGAGCTCTATTTGGTCCATCATTTTGAAGATGTTGAACTAGACCTTAAATACCTAGAAAAAGTTCTTCCTTATATATATGACCTATGGGGTAGAGCAGTACACATGGAAACGCAAATAGAAGGCAAACACGTTGCCTACACCTATGACGGCAAAGGCATACACAAAAGGAACTTATAG
- a CDS encoding DUF2087 domain-containing protein, whose product MDYQEDRFWDASSEDLKRGYTYEHETEQFTCLICGKAFQKGIIYKWTEDMLMEAEKAIKQHIKDEHGSVLEYLLTMNKKYTGLTEVQRTLLSCFKDGQSDKEIAKQLDVGSTSTIRTHRFKLKEKEKQAKVFLAIMDLLKKTDQQDDLVQIHKGATQVDERYAITTKEREKVLNTYFNKGVDGPLTKFPSKEKRKIIVLQQIIRRFDSDNKYTEMEVNEVLKPIIDDFVTVRRYLIEYGFLDRSKDCSEYWVKK is encoded by the coding sequence TTGGATTATCAAGAAGATCGATTTTGGGATGCTAGTAGTGAAGATTTGAAACGAGGTTATACATATGAACATGAAACTGAGCAATTTACTTGTCTGATATGTGGTAAAGCATTTCAAAAAGGAATCATCTATAAATGGACAGAAGACATGTTGATGGAAGCAGAGAAAGCCATTAAACAACATATAAAGGATGAACATGGCTCCGTACTTGAGTATTTGCTGACTATGAATAAGAAATACACAGGACTTACCGAAGTCCAGCGGACGCTGTTATCTTGTTTTAAAGATGGTCAAAGCGATAAAGAAATTGCAAAACAACTAGATGTTGGCAGCACGTCAACTATCAGAACGCATCGTTTCAAACTGAAGGAGAAAGAAAAACAGGCTAAGGTGTTTTTAGCGATCATGGACTTGTTGAAGAAGACAGACCAACAAGATGATCTCGTACAAATACATAAGGGGGCTACGCAAGTGGACGAAAGGTATGCAATAACAACCAAGGAACGTGAAAAAGTTTTGAACACATATTTTAATAAGGGTGTGGATGGTCCATTAACTAAATTTCCTAGTAAGGAAAAAAGGAAAATCATTGTCCTTCAACAAATCATTCGTCGGTTTGATTCCGACAATAAGTACACAGAAATGGAAGTTAATGAGGTTTTGAAACCGATTATTGATGACTTTGTTACCGTCCGACGATACCTAATTGAATATGGATTCCTTGATCGAAGTAAAGACTGTAGCGAATACTGGGTTAAAAAGTAA